One genomic segment of Burkholderia multivorans ATCC BAA-247 includes these proteins:
- the tssC gene encoding type VI secretion system contractile sheath large subunit — MAKQQVHAVEAQAATQSDFTQLLEREFRPKTDQARAAVEHAVQTLAEQALTQSITISDDAYKSIAAIIAQIDRKLSEQINLILHHDDYQALESAWRGLNHLVSNTETDEHLKIRVMDVSKAELHRTMRRYKGLAWDQSPLFKQIYEQEYGQLGGEPYGCIVADYYFDHTPPDVDLLGSIAKVAAAAHTPFVTGAAPSVLQMESWQELANPRDLTKIFTQNLEYTAWNSLRNTEDARYVGLAMPRFLARLPYGAKTNPVDQFDFEEDTNGSDHSRYGWANAAYAMGVNINRSFKQYGWCSLIRGVESGGTVDNLPCHTFPTDDGGVDMKCPTEIAISDRREAELSKNGFIPLVHRKNTDHATFIGAQSLQKPVEYHDPDATANANLSARLPYLFACSRFAHYLKCIVRDKIGAFKEREDMQRWLNEWIMNYVDADPANSSQDTKARRPLAAAEVLVEDVEGNPGYYQAKFFLRPHFQLEGLTVSLRLVTKLPSIKEAA, encoded by the coding sequence ATGGCAAAACAGCAAGTGCACGCCGTCGAGGCGCAGGCCGCGACCCAATCCGATTTCACGCAGTTGCTCGAGCGGGAATTCCGGCCGAAGACGGATCAGGCCCGCGCGGCGGTGGAACATGCGGTGCAGACACTCGCGGAGCAGGCGCTCACGCAGTCGATCACGATCAGCGACGACGCCTACAAGAGCATCGCGGCCATCATCGCGCAGATCGATCGCAAGCTTTCCGAGCAAATCAACCTGATCCTGCATCACGACGACTATCAGGCGCTCGAATCCGCGTGGCGCGGCCTGAACCATCTCGTGTCGAACACCGAGACGGACGAGCACCTGAAGATCCGCGTGATGGATGTGTCGAAGGCCGAACTGCATCGCACGATGCGGCGCTACAAGGGGCTGGCGTGGGATCAGAGCCCGCTTTTCAAGCAGATCTACGAACAGGAATACGGCCAGCTCGGCGGCGAGCCGTACGGGTGCATCGTGGCCGACTATTACTTCGACCACACGCCGCCGGACGTCGATCTGCTCGGTTCGATCGCGAAGGTGGCGGCGGCCGCACACACGCCGTTCGTGACCGGTGCGGCGCCTTCGGTGCTGCAGATGGAGTCGTGGCAGGAACTGGCGAACCCGCGCGACCTGACGAAGATCTTCACGCAGAACCTCGAATACACCGCGTGGAATTCGCTGCGCAACACCGAGGACGCGCGCTACGTCGGCCTCGCGATGCCGCGCTTCCTGGCGCGGCTGCCGTACGGCGCGAAGACCAATCCGGTCGACCAATTCGACTTCGAGGAAGACACGAACGGCTCCGACCACAGCCGCTACGGCTGGGCGAACGCGGCATATGCAATGGGCGTCAACATCAACCGCTCGTTCAAGCAGTACGGCTGGTGCTCGCTGATCCGCGGCGTCGAATCAGGCGGCACGGTCGACAACCTGCCGTGCCATACGTTTCCGACCGACGACGGCGGCGTCGACATGAAGTGCCCGACCGAGATCGCGATTTCGGATCGTCGCGAGGCCGAGCTGTCGAAGAACGGTTTCATCCCGCTCGTGCATCGCAAGAACACCGATCACGCGACCTTCATCGGCGCCCAGTCGCTGCAGAAGCCGGTCGAGTATCACGATCCCGACGCAACCGCGAATGCGAATCTGTCGGCGCGCCTGCCGTACCTGTTCGCCTGCTCGCGCTTCGCGCATTACCTGAAGTGCATCGTGCGCGACAAGATCGGCGCGTTCAAGGAGCGCGAAGACATGCAGCGCTGGCTCAACGAATGGATCATGAACTACGTCGACGCCGACCCCGCGAACTCGTCGCAGGACACGAAGGCACGCCGGCCGCTCGCGGCGGCCGAGGTGCTGGTGGAGGACGTCGAAGGCAACCCCGGCTACTACCAGGCGAAGTTCTTCCTGCGTCCGCACTTCCAGCTCGAAGGGCTGACCGTTTCGCTGCGGCTCGTGACGAAGCTGCCGTCGATCAAGGAAGCCGCTTAA
- a CDS encoding TagK domain-containing protein: MKDSSILSFYFPIFRKSNPFMRFLRLSRHRRSNTLLVAPAPEKTHRESVAEALRLDGTLDCARADDDILGLLGIGTREGATRAHAAENAADIESGHTDALIDALHAQYWRALADPDAPPASTWIPSGDDTLTAEIAPDHAHDLPARESQRHSDSIETFLSGNLTIEDAFGHLDRHAEAMTDDGAVPEILRLFAPPEFHAEAAHGAAALPPLTRREHHALSVDSPLAAPLRKDSA, encoded by the coding sequence ATGAAAGATTCATCGATACTCTCGTTTTATTTCCCGATCTTTCGCAAATCGAACCCGTTCATGCGCTTCCTTCGCCTGTCCCGGCATCGTCGATCGAACACCTTGCTCGTCGCACCCGCGCCGGAGAAAACACATCGGGAGTCCGTTGCCGAAGCATTGCGGCTGGACGGCACCCTCGATTGCGCGCGCGCCGACGACGACATACTCGGCCTGCTCGGCATCGGCACCCGGGAAGGCGCTACGCGCGCGCACGCCGCCGAGAACGCGGCCGACATCGAATCCGGTCACACCGATGCGCTGATCGACGCACTGCATGCGCAGTACTGGCGCGCCCTCGCCGACCCTGACGCACCGCCCGCTTCGACATGGATCCCATCGGGGGACGACACGCTCACGGCCGAGATCGCGCCGGATCACGCGCACGACCTCCCTGCCCGCGAAAGCCAGCGGCATTCGGACTCGATCGAAACGTTCCTGTCCGGCAATCTCACGATCGAGGATGCCTTCGGTCATCTGGACAGACACGCGGAAGCGATGACCGATGACGGAGCCGTTCCGGAAATCCTGCGCCTGTTCGCGCCGCCCGAGTTTCATGCCGAGGCCGCGCACGGCGCCGCCGCCCTGCCGCCGCTGACCCGGCGCGAGCACCACGCGCTCTCCGTGGACAGTCCGCTCGCCGCCCCCTTGCGCAAGGACTCGGCATGA
- the tssB gene encoding type VI secretion system contractile sheath small subunit translates to MSASSSQKFIARNRAPRVQIEYDVEVYGSEKKVELPFVMGVLADLSGKHPVEPLPAVSERRFLEIDIDNFDERMKAIRPRVAFAVPNTLTGEGQMMVDMTFESMEDFSPAAIADKVEPLRRLLQARTQLANLQTYMDGKSGAEALVTQLLQDPALLKSLAAAPRPERHEAGAADPADAS, encoded by the coding sequence ATGTCCGCTAGCAGTTCGCAGAAGTTCATCGCGCGCAATCGTGCGCCGCGTGTGCAGATCGAATACGACGTCGAAGTGTATGGCTCGGAGAAGAAAGTCGAGCTTCCGTTCGTGATGGGCGTACTGGCCGACCTCTCCGGCAAGCATCCGGTCGAGCCGCTGCCGGCGGTGTCCGAGCGTCGGTTTCTGGAAATCGACATCGACAACTTCGACGAGCGGATGAAGGCGATCCGGCCGCGCGTCGCGTTTGCCGTGCCAAATACGCTGACGGGCGAAGGCCAGATGATGGTCGACATGACGTTCGAAAGCATGGAGGACTTCTCGCCGGCCGCGATCGCCGACAAGGTCGAGCCGCTGCGCCGCCTGCTCCAGGCGCGTACGCAGCTGGCGAACCTGCAGACGTACATGGACGGCAAGTCGGGCGCGGAGGCGCTCGTCACCCAGCTGCTGCAGGACCCGGCGCTGCTGAAGTCGCTGGCTGCGGCGCCGCGGCCGGAGCGGCACGAAGCGGGCGCGGCCGATCCTGCCGACGCGAGCTGA
- a CDS encoding Hcp family type VI secretion system effector, whose protein sequence is MAQDIFLKIDGINGESLDDKHKDEIEILNWDWEILQESSMHSGSGGGAGKATVKDLTFEHNIDRASPNLMKYALTGKHIDQAVLVMRKAGGNPLEYLKLTMSDVIVTRVKPSGSKAGEEKSRETVSLSFSKVKQEYVVQNAQGGSGGAVTASFDIKGNKEA, encoded by the coding sequence ATGGCACAGGACATTTTTCTGAAGATCGACGGCATCAACGGCGAATCGCTCGACGACAAGCACAAGGACGAGATCGAGATCCTGAACTGGGATTGGGAAATCCTGCAGGAATCGTCGATGCATTCGGGTAGCGGCGGCGGCGCCGGGAAGGCGACCGTCAAGGATCTCACGTTCGAACACAACATCGACCGCGCGAGCCCGAACCTGATGAAGTACGCGCTGACGGGCAAGCACATCGACCAGGCCGTGCTGGTGATGCGCAAGGCCGGCGGCAACCCGCTCGAATACCTGAAGCTCACGATGAGCGACGTGATCGTTACGCGCGTAAAGCCGTCGGGCAGCAAGGCCGGCGAGGAAAAGAGCCGCGAGACGGTGTCGCTGTCGTTCTCGAAGGTGAAGCAGGAGTATGTCGTGCAGAACGCACAGGGCGGCAGCGGCGGCGCCGTCACGGCGAGCTTCGACATCAAGGGCAACAAGGAAGCGTAA
- the tssE gene encoding type VI secretion system baseplate subunit TssE: protein MNERRKRQPGADAPIARTPRRASSHLMPTLLDRLRDDAPHRQTEAPEAYTATRKQMRDIVQRDLAYLLNTTSIEDRIDRARYPQAAASTVNFGVPPLAGTFIASRRWSDVESMIRRAIGDFEPRLIPESLVVSPRADTDADTAGEHRNVLAFEVRGLIHMDPYPLEFMVQSSLDLETSEIRITGMRAG from the coding sequence ATGAACGAACGCCGAAAACGCCAGCCCGGTGCCGATGCCCCGATCGCTCGTACGCCGCGGCGCGCCAGCTCGCATCTGATGCCGACGCTGCTCGACCGTCTGCGCGACGACGCCCCGCATCGACAAACCGAAGCGCCCGAGGCATACACGGCGACGCGCAAGCAGATGCGCGACATCGTCCAGCGCGATCTCGCCTATCTGCTCAATACGACGAGTATCGAAGACCGGATCGATCGCGCCCGCTATCCGCAAGCCGCCGCATCGACGGTCAATTTCGGCGTGCCGCCGCTCGCGGGCACCTTTATCGCATCGCGCCGTTGGAGCGACGTCGAATCGATGATCCGCCGCGCGATCGGCGATTTCGAGCCGCGCCTGATTCCGGAGTCGCTCGTGGTATCGCCACGCGCCGATACCGATGCCGATACCGCCGGCGAACATCGCAACGTGCTCGCCTTCGAAGTGCGCGGCCTGATCCACATGGATCCGTATCCGCTCGAATTCATGGTGCAAAGCTCGCTGGACCTCGAAACGAGCGAAATCCGGATCACCGGCATGCGCGCCGGCTGA
- the tssH gene encoding type VI secretion system ATPase TssH: MNVSRQTLFGKLGVELYRGIESATRFCKLRGNPFVELVHWLHQLLQQPDGDLQRIVRHADIDRDALECDLARALAALPAGASSISDFSWHIETAIERGWVLATLGHGDRRVRGAWLIAALVSTPELRRVLLAISAEFGKIPVANLGDVLPAWIDGSPEASDEPYDRSKLAPALPGEASGAVSDAPKGNALERYCLDLTARARAGEIDPVIGRELEIRTVIDVLLRRRQNNPLITGEAGVGKTAVVEGLAHAIAAGNVPPNLADVKLLSLDVGALLAGASMKGEFEARLKDVLEAAARSAAPIILFVDEIHTLIGAGGQAGTGDAANLLKPALARGTIRTIGATTWAEYKRHIEKDPALTRRFQVLQVAEPSEAAAADMVRGLASTFSSHHGVVVRDEAIRAAVTLSHRYIPSRQLPDKAISLLDTACARVALSQHATPRELDDVRQRLAAARTEETLLVQEARIGLDADKALHRVRTRIDALATEEAALADRWRAQAQAAQALLSAREAAIAGEAGSPVSLDSLRELERTLAALQGDAPLVFPEVDAAIVAEIVSDWTGIPVGRMVTDEIVAVRRLPETLAARVIGQSDALNLIGERVQTARSGLTDPNKPLGVFLLAGPSGVGKTETALALAEALYGGEQNLITINMSEYQEAHTVSGLKGAPPGYVGYGEGGVLTEAVRRRPYAVVLLDEIEKAHRDVHEMFFQVFDKGYMEDGDGRHIDFRHTTILLTSNAGAELSASLCADPALSPDLDGLRDALAPELLKVFPAAFMGRVTVVPYRPLATDALANIVRLHLDRVAKRMADTHDIALVCDDAVVHYIVGRCLVQETGARVLIGFIEQHVLPRLSALWLDAFASRVPLARIAIGVTDSSALPAQALTFEATPSHLLEPRR, translated from the coding sequence ATGAACGTTTCACGCCAGACCTTGTTCGGCAAGCTCGGGGTCGAGCTCTACCGGGGAATCGAATCGGCGACGCGTTTCTGCAAGCTGCGCGGGAACCCGTTCGTCGAACTCGTCCACTGGCTGCACCAACTGCTCCAGCAGCCGGACGGCGACCTGCAGCGGATCGTGCGCCATGCGGATATCGATCGCGATGCGCTCGAGTGCGACCTGGCGCGGGCGCTGGCTGCGCTGCCGGCCGGCGCGAGTTCGATCAGCGATTTTTCCTGGCACATCGAAACGGCCATCGAGCGCGGCTGGGTGCTGGCGACCCTGGGCCATGGCGATCGTCGCGTGCGCGGCGCATGGCTGATCGCAGCGCTGGTCTCGACACCCGAACTGCGGCGCGTGCTCCTCGCCATTTCCGCCGAGTTCGGCAAGATCCCCGTGGCCAATCTTGGCGACGTGCTTCCCGCGTGGATCGACGGGTCGCCGGAGGCGTCGGACGAGCCGTACGATCGCAGCAAGCTGGCGCCGGCGCTGCCGGGCGAGGCCTCCGGTGCCGTGTCGGACGCGCCGAAGGGCAACGCGCTCGAGCGGTATTGCCTCGATCTCACCGCGCGAGCACGCGCCGGCGAAATCGATCCCGTTATCGGCCGCGAACTGGAAATCCGCACCGTGATCGACGTGCTGCTGCGTCGGCGGCAGAACAATCCGCTGATCACCGGTGAGGCCGGTGTCGGCAAGACCGCGGTGGTGGAGGGGTTGGCGCATGCGATCGCCGCGGGCAACGTGCCGCCGAATCTGGCCGACGTCAAATTGCTGAGCCTCGATGTCGGCGCGCTGCTGGCGGGCGCCAGCATGAAGGGGGAGTTCGAGGCCCGCCTGAAGGACGTCCTCGAGGCCGCAGCACGCTCGGCCGCCCCCATCATCCTGTTCGTCGACGAAATCCATACGCTGATCGGCGCGGGCGGGCAAGCCGGCACCGGCGACGCCGCGAATCTCCTGAAACCGGCGCTCGCGCGCGGCACGATCCGCACCATCGGCGCGACGACCTGGGCCGAATACAAGCGGCATATCGAGAAGGATCCCGCGCTGACGCGGCGCTTTCAGGTGTTGCAGGTCGCAGAGCCGTCCGAAGCGGCGGCGGCCGACATGGTGCGCGGCCTCGCATCGACGTTTTCGTCGCATCACGGCGTCGTCGTACGGGACGAAGCGATCCGCGCTGCCGTAACGCTGTCGCATCGTTACATTCCGTCCCGTCAATTGCCGGACAAGGCGATCAGCCTGCTCGACACCGCGTGCGCGCGCGTCGCGCTGTCGCAGCACGCGACGCCGCGCGAGCTGGACGACGTGCGGCAGCGCCTGGCTGCCGCGCGCACCGAAGAAACGCTGCTGGTACAGGAGGCCCGTATCGGTCTCGATGCGGACAAGGCGCTGCATCGCGTGCGCACGCGCATCGACGCACTGGCGACGGAAGAAGCGGCACTCGCGGATCGCTGGCGCGCACAGGCGCAGGCCGCTCAGGCGTTGCTTTCCGCGCGCGAAGCCGCGATCGCGGGCGAGGCGGGTTCGCCGGTATCGCTCGACAGCTTGCGTGAACTCGAACGGACGCTGGCCGCGCTGCAGGGCGATGCGCCGCTCGTCTTTCCCGAAGTGGACGCCGCCATCGTCGCCGAGATCGTCTCGGACTGGACCGGCATCCCGGTCGGCCGCATGGTCACCGACGAGATCGTCGCCGTGCGCCGCCTTCCGGAAACGCTCGCGGCACGCGTGATCGGGCAGAGCGATGCGCTGAACCTGATTGGCGAGCGCGTGCAGACCGCGCGGTCGGGCCTGACCGATCCGAACAAGCCGCTGGGCGTGTTTCTGCTGGCGGGGCCGTCCGGCGTCGGCAAGACCGAGACGGCGCTGGCGCTGGCCGAGGCGCTATACGGCGGCGAGCAGAACCTGATCACGATCAACATGAGCGAGTATCAGGAAGCCCACACCGTGTCGGGCCTGAAAGGCGCGCCGCCCGGTTATGTCGGCTACGGCGAGGGCGGCGTGCTGACCGAAGCGGTGCGCCGGCGGCCCTACGCGGTCGTGTTGCTCGACGAGATCGAAAAGGCGCATCGCGACGTGCACGAAATGTTCTTCCAGGTGTTCGACAAGGGCTACATGGAAGACGGCGACGGCCGCCATATCGACTTCCGCCATACCACCATCCTGCTGACGAGCAACGCCGGCGCCGAGCTTAGCGCGAGCCTGTGTGCAGATCCGGCGCTGTCACCGGATCTCGACGGCCTGCGCGACGCGCTTGCGCCGGAATTGCTGAAGGTATTCCCGGCGGCGTTCATGGGGCGTGTGACCGTCGTGCCGTACCGGCCGCTCGCCACCGACGCGCTTGCCAACATCGTCCGCCTGCATCTGGACCGCGTCGCGAAACGCATGGCAGACACCCATGACATCGCGCTTGTCTGCGACGACGCAGTCGTGCACTACATCGTCGGCCGTTGTCTCGTTCAGGAGACAGGCGCGCGCGTGCTGATCGGCTTCATCGAACAGCACGTGCTGCCGCGCCTTTCCGCGCTCTGGCTCGATGCGTTCGCATCGCGCGTGCCGCTCGCGCGCATCGCGATCGGCGTCACCGACTCCTCCGCGTTGCCCGCACAGGCGCTGACGTTCGAGGCCACCCCTTCTCATCTACTCGAGCCGCGTCGTTGA